CCACCCGCCGGATGCTCTCGTGACCCCGGATCCCGCCGGTCCCGCCGACCCCGCCGGCACTGTCGACCCCGCCGGCACTGTCGGCCCCGCCGACCCCGCCGGGGCGGCGGCCGTCGAGGTGCGGCGGTTGCGGGTGGAGTTGGGCGGGGTGCCGGTGCTGACCGGGGTCGACCTCACCGTCGCCCCCGGCGAGTGGGTCACCGTGATCGGCCCGAACGGCGCCGGCAAGTCGACCCTGCTGCGGGCCGTCGGCGGCCTGCTGCCCGCGCCGGACGCCATCTGGCTCTTCGGTACGCCGAGCGCCCGCCTGCGCCGTCGCGACCGGGCCCGGGTGGTGGCCACTGTCCCGCAGTCGCCGGTCGTGCCGCCCGGAATGGCGGTGCTGGACTACGTCCTGCTCGGGCGTACCCCGTACATCCCCCCGCTGGGGCGGGAGTCAGCGGCCGACCTGGCCGTGGTGCACGAGGTCCTCCGCCGGCTCGACCTGCTCGGCTTCGAACGTCGTGAGCTGGCCACCCTCTCCGGTGGGGAACGGCAGCGGGTCTTCCTGGCCCGGGCGCTGGCCCAGGGCGCCACCCTGCTGCTGCTCGACGAGCCGACCAGCGCGCTGGACATCGGCCACCAGCAGGAGGTGCTGGAGCTGGTCGACCAGCTCCGCCGGGAGCACGGGCTTACCGTGCTGGCCACCATGCACGACCTCTCGGTCGCCGGGGAGTACGCCGACCGGCTGGTGCTGCTCTCCGCCGGTCAGGTGGCCGCCGTCGGCCCGCCCCGGGAGGTGCTCACCGAAGACCTCCTGGGCACCCACTACCGGGCCACCGTCCGGGTGATCCAGGGCGAACACGGCCCCCTGGTAGTCCCCGTCCGCCCCCGCTGAGGTGTAAGGAAGGGCCCCCTGTTAACGCTTTCGGTAGAGAGGGGTTCCCTTCTCACGATCGGGTGTTAAGAAGGGGCCCTTCCTTACCGCTGGGGGTGCAGGGTGATGACGGAGAAGAGGGCGCCGTGGGGATCGCGGAGCGCGGCGATCCGGCCGACCGGGAGGTCCCAGGGTGGCACCAGGATCTCGCCGCCCAGCTCCACGGCCTGCTCGGCGGCGGCGTCGGTGTCGGTGACCGCGAAGTACACCGACCAGTACGCCGGCAGGTCGGCGGGGTAGCCGTCACCCAGCGGCGGCATCATCCCGGCGACGATCCGGCTGCCGCACCGCCAACCGGTGTAGGGGACCGGGTCCATCGGTTGCTCCTCCGGCTGCCAGCCGAAGACCAGCTCGTAGAAGGCCTTCGCCCCCTCGGGGTCGGGGGTGACCAACTCGGTCCAGCTCAACGCCCCGGGCACGTTGAACACCTCGGCTCCGCCCATCGCCATCGGCTGCCACACGCTGAACGCCGCGCCGGCCGGATCGGCGAAGACGGCCATCCGCCCCTGGTCGAAGATCTCCAACGGGGGTACCACGACCTGTCCGCCGGCTTTGGCGACCCGGGTGGCGACCAGGTCGGCGTCGTCCGTGGCCACGTACGTCGACCAGATCGGCACCTGGTCCGGGGTGGCCGGCGGGCCGACCCCGGCGGCGGCCTGCCCGTCCAGCAGGAACGTGGTGTAACCGCCCGCTTCGGGCTGGGGCGAGACCCGGCCGGTCCAGCCGAACAGCCCACCGTAGAACCGTTTGGCCTCCGCCAGGTCCGCGGTGGCCAGGTCGGCCCAGCAGGGGATGCCCGGTGCGACGGCGTTCACGCTGACCCCTCTCGGCCGGTGACGGCTCCCTGCCGGCATCGTGGCACCGCCGCGCCGGCCGGCGCAGCCGAACCGGCCAGAAGCCCCCGCACACCCGGCGCCGACAGATCCGCGCCGCGCCGCCTCGCGCCGCGCCGCCTCGCGCCGCCTCGCGCCGCGCTACCCCGCGTCACGCCGGACCGCCCGGACCAGACCGGACCGCCCGGGCCGGCCCGCCCCCGTTGCGTTCCGGGCCGGCCCAGGGGCTACCTCACCTCGGTGCCTGGTCAGGTGAACCGACGGCCCTCGTCCCGTCGGTACGCCCAACCGGCGAGCGCGGCCAGCACCGCGACCCAGACCGCGAGCATGCCGACCGAGAGCGGATCGGGGCGGAAGTCGCCGACCGACGCCCACATCAGTTCGACCGCGCCCCGGGTGGGCAGGTACGGGGCGATCACCTCGATGAAGCCGGGGGCCTGACCGGGTGCGGAGAGCAGCCCACCACCGAAGGCGAGCGGGAAGAACAGCACCTGGGCGACCACGATCGCCGCCTTGCTCGGCAGGGCGTACCCGATGGTCAGCCCCATCAGGGTGAACGGTACCGAGATCACCGCGACCGTGCCGGCGGCCAGCGCGAACCCGGGCAGGCTGATCCAGGCCTCGGTCAGGGTCGCCGCGATCAGCAAAACCGGGATCAGCGAGAAGTAGCTGAGCAGCAGCCCGGCCAGCACCCGACCGGCGAAGCGGGGCGCGGAGCCGACCGGCAGGGTCCGCAGGTACGGGTCCCAGGGCTGGGCGCGGTCCTCGGCGACGCCCACGCCGTACTGGAAGATGTTGGCGCTGAGCACGGAGAAGGTGACCATGGCGGCGGTGGCGAAGGTGGCGGGGGTGGGGTCGTCGCCGGCGAACGGCACCACGAAGAAGAGCATCGCGGCGGCCGGGAAGAACGCGCTGCCCACCACCGCGATCGGGATGCGGACGGTCTCCAACAGTTGGTAACGGGCATGGACCAGGGTGAGCTTCATGGTCAACGACTTCCGGTCGGTTGTTCGTCGGCGGTGATGGCGAGGAACGCCTTCTCCAGGCTGGTGGGGCGGACCTCCAGGTCCCGGAACGGCACCCCGCCGGTGACCAGGTCCCGGACCAGCCGGTCGGCGTCGGTGGTGAAGAGGTGGGTACGCCCCTCGGCCCGTTCGACCCGGGTCACGCCGGGCAGTTCCGGCAGGTCGTCGGCGGTCAGGCTGACCCGGCGTACGCCGACCACGTCGCGTACCGCCGCCACCGTGTCGTCGGCGAGCACCCGGCCCCGCCCGATGACCACGACCCGCCGGGCCAGCGCCTCCACCTCTTCGAGGTAGTGGCTGGTCAGCAGCACCGTGCCGCCGTCGGCGTGGAAGGCCCGGACGGCGTCCCAGAGGGTGTGCCGGGCCTCGACGTCCAGTCCGGTGGTCGGCTCGTCGAGCAGTACCAGCCGGGGTCGGCCGACGAAGGCCAACGCCACCGCCAGCCGGCGGCGCTGACCGCCGGAGAGCCCGCCGGTCTGCCGGCGTACCAGGTCGGTGAGGCCGAACCGGTCGAGCAGTTCGCCCCGGGGCACCGGGTCGGGGTAGTGGGCGGAGACGAAGTCGACGACCTCGCCGACCCGCAGCGTGCCGGGTAGGCCGGTCTCCTGCGGGGTGACCCCGACCGACCTGCGGTGGGCCGGGTCGCGGGGATCACCGCCGAAGAGCTGCACCCGGCCGGCGGTGGGTCGGCGCAGCCCGACGAGGAGGTTCATCAGGGTGCTCTTGCCGGCACCGTTCGGGCCGAGCAGCCCGACCAGTTCGCCGGCGGAGACGTCGAGGTCGACGGAGTCGAGGGCGAGCACGTCGCCGTACCGTCGGGTGGCCTGTTCGGCCCGGGCGAGGATCATGTGGTGTCCTTCCGGCCGGCGGTCCCGGCGGGGTCGGTGCGGACGGCGACGCCGGTCGGGCCGGCAACGTCGGCGGTCCCGGCGACACCGGTCGGGCCGGCAACGTCGGCGGTCCCGGCGGTACCGGTCGGGCCGGCAATGTCGGCGGTCCCGGCGGTATCGGCGGGGCCGCCCGGGGTGAGCAGGGCGCGGATGGCGTCGGTGTACTCCTCGAAGGCCAACCGGCCCCGCCGGGTCAGGGCGATCAGGGTGGCCGGGGTCCGGCCCCGGTAGGTCTTGGTGACCTCGACGTAGCCGGCGTCCTCCAGCTTGCGCAGGTGTACCGAGAGGTTGCCGGGGGTCATGGCGAGGATCTCCTGCAACCGGGGGAAGGCGATCAGGTCGCCCTGGCCGAGGGTGGCGAGGGTGGCGACCACCCGCAGCCGGGCCTGGGCGTGGATCACCGGGTCGAGTTCGGTCACCGGCGGTCCCGCTGGCGCAGCCAGCCGAGCAACCCGGCGAGGATCATCCCGCCACCGCCGGCGACCGCGACCACCAGCGCGTGCCAGCCGGGACCGGCGATCGAACCGAGCACGTTGAGCACGGTGATCCAGACGCCGAGCAGGAAGAGCCGGCGGTCCAGCCAGACCGCGCCACCGGCCATGTGCAGCACCCCGGTCAGGCCGACCGACAGGGCCGACCAGAGCAGCCCGGTCAGCTCCGGCGGAAGGCTGTCGGAGACCCGCCCGGCGACCGCGAAGACGGTGAGGAAGCCCAGGAACCAGGACCAGCCGTACCAGGTGCCGCGTCGGGCGGAGTCCCCGGTGACGTCCCCGTAGGCCCGTGCGCTGGCCACCCCGGAGACGATCCCGGCCGCGCCGAGCAGCACGAAGAGCACGGTCAGCGGCAGCCAGGTGGGCAGGTCGACCAGGACCCGTCCGTTCGGTGAGAAGCGCAGGAAGAAGAGGCCGAACCCGATCAGCCAGGCCAGGCCCCAGGGCCAGTAGTAGGCGCGGGGGTCGGGTTCGAGGCGGCGGGTGGCGGTGGCCTGCTGCTCACGGATCAGGCGCAGGGCGGCGGCCGGGTCAGCCGGCGGAAGCTCGTCTTCGACGTTCACGCAAAGAACTTTAAAACACAAAGTCAAGGGCCTGGGTGCCGGGCGCGGGGGTCGGGTCGGGGCGAGCGGTTCGGTGTTCAGCCCCCGGCGAGTGGGGTGGGCAGGGGCGCGGTGTGCAGCACGGTCAGCCGGGACACCGCCCGGGTCAGCACCACGTAGAGCCGGTGCAGGCCACGCGGCTCGGCGGCCACGATCGCGGCCGGCTCGACGACCACCACGTGGTCGTACTCCAGGCCCTTGACGTCCGTCGCGGCGACCACGGTGACCCGCTCGGCGGCCTCGACGTCGTCGGCGGTCGAGGTCGCGACCCCGGCGTCGGTCAGCGCCGCGCGGAGCCCGGCCACCGCGTCGTCGGCGGCGATCACCCCCACCGAGCCGTCGTGCCCGAGCGCCGCGCGCACCTCGGCCACCGTCGCCCCCGGAAGATCGGTCACGGTACGCACATCGAGCGCGCCGTCGCGGCGCAACGACTCGGCCGGGGGTACGTCGACGGCGAGCGCTGGCAGCAGCCGGTTGGCGAACTCCACCACCACGGCGGGTACCCGGAACCCGACGGTCAGCGGCACCACGGCCGCGTCCGGCTTGCCCAGGTGGGCCAGGGACTCCCGCCAGTCGGCGGCGGCCCACGGCGCGGTGCCCTGGGCCAGGTCACCGAGGAGGGTGACCGACCCGTGCTCGCTGCGGCGGGCGATGGCCCGACACTGCATCGGGGAGAGATCCTGCGCCTCGTCGACCACCACGTGCCCGAACCCGGCCGGCCGCTCCAACAACCCGGCGACCTCGTCGATCAGTACCGCGTCCGCCGCGCTCCACCGGGTCGCCTTCGGCGTCCGGCCGACCCGCCCGGACCGCAGCAGCTCCTGCTCGTCCGGGCTGAGCAGCCCGTCGGCGGCGCTGGCCAGCACGGCCGGGTCGGTACGCAGCAGGTGCCACAGCCCCTCGGCGGTCAGCGCCGGCCAGACCGCGTCCAGGAAGGCGGTGACCGGCGTGGCCCGCCCCATCCGGCGCAGCCAGGCGTCCCCGGGCGACTCGGCCCGCCGGGCCTCCGCCTGCCGTTGCAACAGCCCGACCACCCGGGCCCGGACCCGCTCCCGGCCGGTGGCGTACGGCAGCCCCTCGCGGCGGGTCTCCTCGACGATCCGGTGCAGCGGGTCCAGACCGATCCGCCACCGGAACGAACCGTCGGAGACCATCACCGGTTCGGTGGGCTCGGCGATGTGCCCGTCGACCGCCCGCCGCAGCACCTCGGCCAGCCGTACGTCATGTTTGAGCGCGGCGACCGCCGGGGCGTCCACGGCACGGACCGGAACCCGGGTCAGCAGCCCCTCGACGGTGGCCTGCGCGACCTCGACCTCACCGAGGGCGGGCAGCACCGCCGCGATGTAGGCCAGGAAGGCCCGGTTCGGCCCGACCACCAGCACCCCCGTGCGACGCAGCCGCTCCCGGTGCAGATAGAGCAGGTACGCGGCCCGGTGCAGCCCGACCGCCGTCTTGCCGGTGCCCGGCGCGCCCTGCACACAGATCGACACCGCCAGGTCGGCCCGGACCAGCTCGTCCTGCTCGGGCTGGATGGTGGCCACGATGTCCCGCATCGGACCCACCCGGGGGCGCTCGATCTCGGCGGTCAGGATCCGGCTGGCCGTACCCAACTCCTCACCCAGGGCCAGGTGCTCGTCCTCGAAGCTGGTCAGCTCGCCACCGTTGAACCCGAACCGCCGCCGGACCACGACCCCCTGCCGGTCGCGGACACTTGCCCGGTAGAACAACCGGGACAGCGGCGCCCGCCAGTCCAGCACCAGCGGCTCACCCCGCTCGTCGGCGACGTGCCGCCGACCGACGTGGTACACCTGCCCGCCGTGTTCTGCCGGCCCGCCGGGCTCTGCCGGCCCGCCGGGCTCTGCCGGCCCGCCGGGCTCTGCCGGCCCGCCGGGCTCTGCCGGGTCGAGGGTGAGGCGGCCGAAGAAAAGCGGCGCGTCCGGCCGGTCGGCCAGCTCGGTCACCCGCCGGGAGAGATGCCGCCCGAGCTGCTCTGCGGTGTACGCGTCCCCGGCGACCCGGTCACCGGTGGCGTACAGCGCCTCGGCGCGTTCCCGCATCCGCCGCAGGGCGGCCCGGGAGCGGGCCAGATGGGCCTGCTCGGCGGCCAGGTGCCGTTGTCCGGCGGCCGGCTGGTCTCGTCCGGCGGCCGGGTGGTCTCGTCCGGTGGCGAGGTGATCGGCGGGGCCGGTGGCGGCGACGTCTGCTGCGGGCACGGTGCACTCCGGGCGTATCGTCCTGTTTGCTCGCGTCTCCGGAGGCGGATGGCCGGCGTCCGGCGCGGGGACGTCCGCTTCGGTGCGTGTCACCTCGGCCGTCAAGCGAGCAACCATGCTAAGCCGGCCCGGGTCACCCCGCCACCGCATTACCGCCCCGTTGAGCCCGGTCAGGCGGCGAAGCGTTACCCGCCTGGGGTTCTCGTCGTTGCTTGTTAGTTCACTGGCCGTCGCGGGATGCGGGGTTGGCCACTCCGGGGGCCACCGGCGGGGGCGTATGACACCGGCGGGGCTACCGTCGGGGGATGGCTGAGCGCATCGCCCGCCCCCGGGTCGGACACATCCAGTTCCTGAACTGCCTGCCGATCTACTGGGGGCTGATGCGCTCCGGCGCGTTGATCGACGTCGACCTGCACAAGGACTCGCCCGACCGCCTCAGCGCCGCGCTGGTCGCCGGTGACCTGGACATCGGGCCGATCTCGCACGTCGAGTACCTGCGGCACGCCGACGAGCTGCTGCTCCTGCCGGACCTCGCGGTGGGCAGCGACGGGCCGGTGCTCTCGGTCAACATCGTCTCCACCCGGCCGCTGGCCGAGCTGGACGGCGGCAAGGTCGCCCTCGGCTCCACCTCACGGACCGGGGTGCTGCTGGCCCAACTGCTGCTCGGTGAGCGGTACGGCGTACGCCCGGAGTACTTCCGCTGCCCGCCCGACCTGACCCAGATGCTGCTGGAGGCCGACGCCGGGGTGCTGATCGGCGACGTGGCGCTGCGGGCGCACTACGAGGCACCCCGCCGGGGGTTGGAGGTCACCGACCTGGGGCAGGCCTGGCGGGAGTGGACCGGGCTGCCGATGGTCTTCGCCGTCTGGGCGGTACGCCGGGACTTCGCCGCCGCCCATCCCGGCCTGGTCAAGGAGGTGCACGAGGCGTTCCTGCGCTCGCGCGACCTCTGCCTGGCCGAGCTGGACCAGGTCGCCGAGGGCGCGGCCCGCTGGGAATCGTTCGACGCGGAGACCCTGGCGTCGTACTTCCGGGTGTTGGACTTCTCGCTCGGCGAGCGTCAGGTGGCCGGGTTGCGGGAGTTCGCGCGCCGGGCCGCGGCGTTGGGTGAGGCTCCGGCGCTGCCGCCGGACGGCCCGGCCTTCTTCACCGGCTGACGCAGTCGCACCCGCTGCCTTGCCTGCTCTGCTCACCCGCCCGGCTGCTGCTTACTGCGGATCCGGGGTGTGAGAGGGGTGCCCCGCTCTACCGAAAGCGTTAACAGGGGGCCCTTCCTTACACGCGGAGGAGGGCTTTGGTGATCTTTTCGCAGTTGTCCATGCCGTACTCGTAGCCCTTGCCGATGGGGTAGCGGACCATCACGCCCATGGTCCAGTCGTCGGCGATGGCCAGGCAGTTGACGTGGATCTCCTGCTCCCGGGTGCGGTCGACCCAGCCGTTCTTGATGGCGATCTGCTTGCGTTCGGCGGCCGGGAAGGCCTTGCGGATGCCGAAGTCGCCGGCGCCCCGGACCTGGCGCATCTCCTTGAGCAGCCAGTCGGTCCACTTCGGGCCGGCGGCGCGCCCGTCGGCGATGCAGGCGCCGAGCCGGGTGGTGTCGCGGGGGGAGAGGTTGGTCCGGCTCCAGCCCCGGTCGGCGGCCGGGCTGCTGTCGGTCATCTCGCAGCGGGAGACCATCCGCTTGATCGAGGCGGACCGGCCGACCTCGGTGTAGAACTGCTCGGCCCGGGTGTTGTCGCTGTCCCGGATGATCAGCGTGGCGTCGGCCAGCTTGCCGTCGCTCGGGGTGCGGTCGTCCTCGTCGGCCTGGCGGAGGTAGTCGGCCACGATCCAGGCCTTGATCAGCGACGCGGTGGTGCTGGTCTCGGACATGTTATCCGAGCCGGTGATCTTGCCGGTCCGGGTGTCCATGACGCTCCAGCTGTACCAGCCGTCGATGTCCAGGTCCACCTCGGTGCTGGTGAGGTCGAAGGGCAGCGGTGGTGGCGCCGGCGGACTGGGCTTGGCGGTGGGCCGGGAGCTGCGGTCGGTGGGGTTGCCGTCGCGGGTTGCCTGCCCGGGGGCGTCCCCCCAACGGGCGGCGGCGGTCGACTCCAGCGG
Above is a window of Micromonospora yangpuensis DNA encoding:
- a CDS encoding ABC transporter ATP-binding protein; the protein is MRRLRVELGGVPVLTGVDLTVAPGEWVTVIGPNGAGKSTLLRAVGGLLPAPDAIWLFGTPSARLRRRDRARVVATVPQSPVVPPGMAVLDYVLLGRTPYIPPLGRESAADLAVVHEVLRRLDLLGFERRELATLSGGERQRVFLARALAQGATLLLLDEPTSALDIGHQQEVLELVDQLRREHGLTVLATMHDLSVAGEYADRLVLLSAGQVAAVGPPREVLTEDLLGTHYRATVRVIQGEHGPLVVPVRPR
- a CDS encoding VOC family protein produces the protein MPAGSRHRPRGVSVNAVAPGIPCWADLATADLAEAKRFYGGLFGWTGRVSPQPEAGGYTTFLLDGQAAAGVGPPATPDQVPIWSTYVATDDADLVATRVAKAGGQVVVPPLEIFDQGRMAVFADPAGAAFSVWQPMAMGGAEVFNVPGALSWTELVTPDPEGAKAFYELVFGWQPEEQPMDPVPYTGWRCGSRIVAGMMPPLGDGYPADLPAYWSVYFAVTDTDAAAEQAVELGGEILVPPWDLPVGRIAALRDPHGALFSVITLHPQR
- a CDS encoding ABC transporter permease → MKLTLVHARYQLLETVRIPIAVVGSAFFPAAAMLFFVVPFAGDDPTPATFATAAMVTFSVLSANIFQYGVGVAEDRAQPWDPYLRTLPVGSAPRFAGRVLAGLLLSYFSLIPVLLIAATLTEAWISLPGFALAAGTVAVISVPFTLMGLTIGYALPSKAAIVVAQVLFFPLAFGGGLLSAPGQAPGFIEVIAPYLPTRGAVELMWASVGDFRPDPLSVGMLAVWVAVLAALAGWAYRRDEGRRFT
- a CDS encoding ABC transporter ATP-binding protein codes for the protein MILARAEQATRRYGDVLALDSVDLDVSAGELVGLLGPNGAGKSTLMNLLVGLRRPTAGRVQLFGGDPRDPAHRRSVGVTPQETGLPGTLRVGEVVDFVSAHYPDPVPRGELLDRFGLTDLVRRQTGGLSGGQRRRLAVALAFVGRPRLVLLDEPTTGLDVEARHTLWDAVRAFHADGGTVLLTSHYLEEVEALARRVVVIGRGRVLADDTVAAVRDVVGVRRVSLTADDLPELPGVTRVERAEGRTHLFTTDADRLVRDLVTGGVPFRDLEVRPTSLEKAFLAITADEQPTGSR
- a CDS encoding transcriptional regulator, whose protein sequence is MTELDPVIHAQARLRVVATLATLGQGDLIAFPRLQEILAMTPGNLSVHLRKLEDAGYVEVTKTYRGRTPATLIALTRRGRLAFEEYTDAIRALLTPGGPADTAGTADIAGPTGTAGTADVAGPTGVAGTADVAGPTGVAVRTDPAGTAGRKDTT
- a CDS encoding transporter, whose translation is MNVEDELPPADPAAALRLIREQQATATRRLEPDPRAYYWPWGLAWLIGFGLFFLRFSPNGRVLVDLPTWLPLTVLFVLLGAAGIVSGVASARAYGDVTGDSARRGTWYGWSWFLGFLTVFAVAGRVSDSLPPELTGLLWSALSVGLTGVLHMAGGAVWLDRRLFLLGVWITVLNVLGSIAGPGWHALVVAVAGGGGMILAGLLGWLRQRDRR
- a CDS encoding HelD family protein, whose translation is MAAEQAHLARSRAALRRMRERAEALYATGDRVAGDAYTAEQLGRHLSRRVTELADRPDAPLFFGRLTLDPAEPGGPAEPGGPAEPGGPAEPGGPAEHGGQVYHVGRRHVADERGEPLVLDWRAPLSRLFYRASVRDRQGVVVRRRFGFNGGELTSFEDEHLALGEELGTASRILTAEIERPRVGPMRDIVATIQPEQDELVRADLAVSICVQGAPGTGKTAVGLHRAAYLLYLHRERLRRTGVLVVGPNRAFLAYIAAVLPALGEVEVAQATVEGLLTRVPVRAVDAPAVAALKHDVRLAEVLRRAVDGHIAEPTEPVMVSDGSFRWRIGLDPLHRIVEETRREGLPYATGRERVRARVVGLLQRQAEARRAESPGDAWLRRMGRATPVTAFLDAVWPALTAEGLWHLLRTDPAVLASAADGLLSPDEQELLRSGRVGRTPKATRWSAADAVLIDEVAGLLERPAGFGHVVVDEAQDLSPMQCRAIARRSEHGSVTLLGDLAQGTAPWAAADWRESLAHLGKPDAAVVPLTVGFRVPAVVVEFANRLLPALAVDVPPAESLRRDGALDVRTVTDLPGATVAEVRAALGHDGSVGVIAADDAVAGLRAALTDAGVATSTADDVEAAERVTVVAATDVKGLEYDHVVVVEPAAIVAAEPRGLHRLYVVLTRAVSRLTVLHTAPLPTPLAGG
- a CDS encoding menaquinone biosynthetic enzyme MqnA/MqnD family protein, with the protein product MAERIARPRVGHIQFLNCLPIYWGLMRSGALIDVDLHKDSPDRLSAALVAGDLDIGPISHVEYLRHADELLLLPDLAVGSDGPVLSVNIVSTRPLAELDGGKVALGSTSRTGVLLAQLLLGERYGVRPEYFRCPPDLTQMLLEADAGVLIGDVALRAHYEAPRRGLEVTDLGQAWREWTGLPMVFAVWAVRRDFAAAHPGLVKEVHEAFLRSRDLCLAELDQVAEGAARWESFDAETLASYFRVLDFSLGERQVAGLREFARRAAALGEAPALPPDGPAFFTG